A single genomic interval of Nocardioides nitrophenolicus harbors:
- a CDS encoding FG-GAP-like repeat-containing protein, with amino-acid sequence MSNITPPGWYPDGDGMERRWDGSDWTDERRPMTRFTPADESTRARPAPPAAPAPTPAPGPAPAPASPPAGYGQVPSLGYDGATAPQPMSPMPPMPAPASRRRLVLWLVLGVVLVLLAAAAGTLAALRPWADDARAGDGGDGGPGGADHPAAIQGDLDGDGHGDAVFYFSPDYDRTTRITASSNGTVFTTSERAVERSEEPAELSLDWDDDGVNEQLSWSFVEDADQLTLSSTDKEFPGDQTFRLALSSLEEFGTRIQVQAGDFDGDGTPDLALIGPNDRAVDVQVLLGDGTGGFADPVRWASLTNATIDSTEIRAGDFDHDGRADLWTRLPAEKVKDEDYTGYYSGKRGYALLTSTGRDFAVGAVVEDDLFADAYLVGDVTGDGTTSLVAVQASSYHEELQVTVYDLADGRPRAVDGFTGVSTIGQRALQGATLSDVDGDGRGDIVFVVKASQESKFTGVQVMRSTGSGFERATVWAETPACDSSDCRIEFPES; translated from the coding sequence TTGAGCAACATCACCCCTCCCGGCTGGTACCCGGACGGTGACGGCATGGAGCGCCGCTGGGACGGCTCCGACTGGACCGACGAGCGCCGCCCGATGACTCGGTTCACGCCGGCCGACGAGTCGACCCGGGCCCGCCCGGCGCCGCCCGCGGCACCCGCCCCGACGCCGGCGCCCGGACCTGCGCCCGCTCCCGCGTCCCCGCCGGCCGGCTACGGCCAGGTCCCCTCGCTCGGGTACGACGGCGCCACCGCCCCGCAGCCGATGTCCCCGATGCCCCCGATGCCTGCCCCGGCGAGCCGGCGCCGGCTCGTGCTGTGGCTCGTGCTGGGCGTCGTCCTGGTCCTGCTCGCCGCCGCCGCCGGCACCCTGGCGGCGCTGCGGCCGTGGGCCGACGACGCGCGTGCCGGCGACGGCGGAGACGGCGGCCCGGGTGGTGCGGACCACCCGGCCGCGATCCAGGGCGACCTCGACGGCGACGGCCACGGCGACGCGGTCTTCTACTTCTCCCCGGACTACGACCGCACCACCCGGATCACGGCGAGCAGCAATGGCACCGTGTTCACGACCAGCGAGCGCGCGGTCGAACGGTCCGAGGAGCCGGCCGAGCTCTCCCTCGACTGGGACGACGACGGCGTCAACGAGCAGCTGAGCTGGTCCTTCGTCGAGGACGCCGACCAGCTCACCCTGTCCTCCACCGACAAGGAGTTCCCCGGCGACCAGACCTTCCGGCTGGCGTTGTCGTCGCTCGAGGAGTTCGGCACCCGGATCCAGGTGCAGGCCGGCGACTTCGACGGCGACGGCACGCCCGACCTCGCCCTGATCGGACCCAACGACCGTGCCGTCGATGTCCAGGTGCTCCTCGGCGACGGCACCGGTGGGTTCGCGGACCCGGTGCGCTGGGCCTCGCTCACCAACGCGACCATCGACTCGACCGAGATCCGGGCGGGTGACTTCGACCACGACGGCCGGGCCGACCTGTGGACCCGGCTGCCGGCGGAGAAGGTGAAGGACGAGGACTACACCGGCTACTACTCCGGGAAGCGCGGCTACGCCCTGCTCACCTCGACCGGGCGCGACTTCGCGGTCGGCGCCGTCGTCGAGGACGACCTGTTCGCCGACGCCTACCTGGTCGGCGACGTGACCGGCGACGGTACGACCAGCCTGGTCGCGGTCCAGGCCAGCTCGTACCACGAGGAGCTCCAGGTCACCGTCTACGACCTCGCCGACGGCCGTCCGCGCGCCGTCGACGGCTTCACCGGCGTCTCCACGATCGGGCAGCGGGCCCTCCAGGGCGCCACGCTGAGCGACGTCGACGGCGACGGCCGGGGCGACATCGTGTTCGTGGTCAAGGCCTCGCAGGAGTCGAAGTTCACCGGGGTGCAGGTGATGAGGTCGACCGGCAGCGGCTTCGAGCGCGCGACCGTGTGGGCCGAGACGCCGGCGTGCGACAGCTCGGACTGCCGGATCGAGTTCCCCGAGTCCTGA
- a CDS encoding WS/DGAT/MGAT family O-acyltransferase, with protein MVSVPGNRLIDPTSAAFLLAENRNMPMHVGGLQLFEPPADAGPDYVRQMFESMRDTERIAPLFLKHPYRSVKTGGTLVWRDDEQFDIEHHVRHSALPQPGRVRELLELVGRLHSTRLAWERPLWETHVIEGLADGRVAMYTKLHHALVDGISAMRLMASVLSSDAERRAMPAPFAEGAARRREPEPPAAALQTAARTLADLPGDAVRTALSLSADAAGMPLALVKTLRKGLKNETSAVSLAAPRTIFNQSITGARRFAAQDWPVERIRGVGKATGTTINDVVLAMCSGAMRTYLTELDALPEQSMVSMVPVGLKGRPAGTPSADGGNAIGSVMVRLATDKADPADRLRTISQSMKDGKEALSSMTPNQIVAMSAIGMAPSIVVPMLKMQGIVRPPYNLIISNVPGPRVPHYWNGAQLVGNYPVSIPINGMALNITCTSYAGNMGFGLTGCRRTVPHLQRLLTFLDDELAALEKAAGVS; from the coding sequence GTGGTCTCCGTTCCCGGCAACCGGTTGATCGATCCCACCTCCGCGGCGTTCCTGCTCGCGGAGAACCGCAACATGCCGATGCACGTCGGCGGGCTCCAGCTCTTCGAGCCGCCGGCGGACGCGGGACCGGACTACGTACGCCAGATGTTCGAGTCGATGCGCGACACCGAGCGGATCGCACCCCTGTTCCTCAAGCATCCGTACCGCTCGGTCAAGACCGGCGGCACCCTGGTCTGGCGCGACGACGAGCAGTTCGACATCGAGCACCACGTGCGGCACAGCGCGCTCCCCCAGCCCGGCCGGGTGCGGGAGCTGCTCGAGCTGGTCGGCCGGCTGCACTCCACCCGGCTCGCCTGGGAGCGACCGCTGTGGGAGACCCATGTCATCGAGGGCCTCGCCGACGGCCGGGTCGCGATGTACACCAAGCTGCACCACGCCCTCGTCGACGGCATCTCCGCGATGCGGCTGATGGCGAGCGTGCTCTCCTCCGACGCCGAGCGCCGGGCGATGCCCGCGCCCTTCGCCGAGGGCGCCGCCCGCCGCCGGGAGCCGGAGCCGCCGGCGGCCGCGCTGCAGACCGCGGCGCGCACCCTCGCCGACTTGCCCGGCGACGCGGTCCGCACCGCCCTCTCGCTCAGCGCCGACGCCGCCGGGATGCCGCTCGCCCTCGTCAAGACGCTGCGCAAGGGGCTCAAGAACGAGACGTCCGCGGTGTCCCTCGCCGCGCCGCGCACCATCTTCAACCAGTCGATCACCGGCGCCCGCCGCTTCGCCGCGCAGGACTGGCCGGTGGAGCGGATCCGCGGCGTCGGCAAGGCCACCGGTACGACGATCAACGACGTCGTGCTCGCCATGTGCAGCGGCGCGATGCGGACCTATCTCACCGAGCTCGACGCACTGCCCGAGCAGTCGATGGTCTCCATGGTCCCCGTCGGGCTCAAGGGCCGCCCGGCCGGCACGCCCTCGGCCGACGGCGGCAACGCGATCGGCTCGGTGATGGTCCGCCTGGCCACCGACAAGGCCGACCCGGCCGACCGGCTGCGCACCATCAGCCAGTCGATGAAGGACGGCAAGGAGGCGCTGTCGTCGATGACGCCGAACCAGATCGTGGCGATGAGCGCGATCGGCATGGCGCCCTCGATCGTGGTGCCGATGCTGAAGATGCAGGGCATCGTGCGCCCGCCCTACAACCTGATCATCAGCAACGTCCCCGGACCACGGGTCCCCCACTACTGGAACGGCGCGCAGCTGGTCGGCAACTACCCCGTCTCGATCCCGATCAACGGGATGGCGCTCAACATCACCTGCACCTCCTACGCCGGCAACATGGGCTTCGGCCTCACCGGCTGCCGGCGCACCGTCCCCCACCTGCAGCGACTGCTCACCTTCCTCGACGACGAGCTCGCCGCGCTGGAGAAGGCCGCCGGGGTCAGCTGA
- a CDS encoding glutamate--cysteine ligase — MRIDFHGSAEPTLGVEWEFALVDRRTRDLRNEAAHLFARAKPRMPEPGKLHKELLKNTVEVVTGVCGTVGEAMADLRDTLQYVASAADDLDLDLYGAGTHPFADWTGQQLTEGHRYAELINRTQWWGRQMLIWGVHVHVGLPERDRVLPVLNGLLTYYPHLQALSASSPIWMGVDTGYASNRALMFQQLPTAGLPFQFERWEEFEHFAHDQLTTGVIDELSEIRWDLRPAINHGTLENRICDGVSTLADMQGLVALMHCLVVWLDQRVAAGETLTTMPPWHVQENKWRAARYGVDAIVILDADSRERLVTDDLAELVPRLEPVAARLGCEAELASVLDIATRGPSYVRQRAVAERTGNDLVAVVDSVVTELKAGL; from the coding sequence GTGCGCATCGACTTCCACGGCTCGGCCGAGCCGACCCTGGGGGTGGAGTGGGAGTTCGCGCTGGTCGACCGTCGTACCCGGGACCTGCGCAACGAAGCCGCTCACCTCTTCGCCCGGGCCAAGCCGCGGATGCCCGAGCCGGGCAAGCTCCACAAGGAGCTGCTGAAGAACACCGTCGAGGTGGTGACCGGGGTGTGCGGGACCGTCGGGGAGGCGATGGCGGACCTGCGCGACACCCTGCAGTACGTCGCGAGCGCGGCCGACGACCTCGACCTGGACCTGTACGGCGCCGGCACCCACCCCTTCGCGGACTGGACCGGGCAGCAGCTCACCGAGGGCCATCGCTACGCCGAGCTGATCAACCGCACCCAGTGGTGGGGCCGGCAGATGCTGATCTGGGGCGTTCACGTCCACGTCGGGCTGCCGGAGCGGGACCGCGTGCTGCCGGTGCTCAACGGCCTGCTCACCTACTACCCCCACCTGCAGGCGCTCTCCGCGTCGTCGCCGATCTGGATGGGCGTCGACACCGGCTATGCCTCCAACCGCGCGCTGATGTTCCAGCAGCTGCCGACCGCCGGGCTGCCGTTCCAGTTCGAGCGCTGGGAGGAGTTCGAGCACTTCGCCCACGACCAGCTGACGACCGGGGTGATCGACGAGCTGAGCGAGATCCGCTGGGACCTGCGTCCCGCGATCAACCACGGCACGCTCGAGAACCGGATCTGCGACGGCGTCTCGACGCTGGCCGACATGCAGGGCCTGGTCGCGCTGATGCACTGCCTGGTGGTCTGGCTCGACCAGCGGGTCGCGGCCGGTGAGACGCTCACCACCATGCCGCCCTGGCACGTGCAGGAGAACAAGTGGCGGGCGGCGCGCTACGGCGTCGACGCGATCGTGATCCTCGACGCCGACTCCCGCGAGCGGCTGGTCACCGACGACCTGGCCGAGCTGGTGCCCCGCCTGGAGCCGGTCGCCGCCCGGCTCGGCTGCGAGGCGGAGCTGGCGTCGGTGCTCGACATCGCGACCCGCGGGCCGTCGTACGTGCGACAGCGGGCGGTCGCCGAGCGGACCGGCAACGACCTGGTCGCCGTCGTCGACTCGGTGGTGACCGAGCTGAAGGCGGGCCTCTAG
- a CDS encoding MlaD family protein, whose amino-acid sequence MQQLTRGVHVKLGLFVVVALLGTSYLGATYAGFTPFSDGYRVTVSLPEAGGLFVHSEVTYRGVQVGKVTAMEPTDAGVEVSAEIRPGAPAIPADATAWVRNRSSIGEQYLDLEGATSTHLLADGDHLAAGRDALPPDLSEVLRSGRDLVASIPSEALNTVIDETYLLAQGTSEDFGRLLRTSQDFQKAADDNFLASASLIRNSDRVLATQEDASTAIGAYSADLARFAQALAGSDSQLRTLIAATPGAARELSLLLRDVGQPLSNLMDNLVSTATVFGANATGMRDALIRFPEAVSIGWATTSARGINLGMVPTFFNPLPCTTGYAGTALRRGTDASDGPPLNRRAGCTAPRGEGNVRGPQAVAGGADGGAAPRPADVVEDLDDLLGGR is encoded by the coding sequence GTGCAGCAGCTCACCCGCGGAGTCCACGTCAAGCTCGGCCTGTTCGTGGTGGTCGCCCTGCTCGGCACCAGCTACCTGGGTGCGACGTACGCCGGCTTCACCCCCTTCTCGGACGGCTACCGGGTCACCGTGTCGCTGCCGGAGGCCGGGGGCCTGTTCGTCCACTCCGAGGTCACCTACCGAGGCGTCCAGGTCGGCAAGGTCACGGCGATGGAGCCGACGGACGCCGGGGTCGAGGTGAGTGCCGAGATCCGGCCCGGCGCACCCGCCATCCCGGCCGACGCCACGGCCTGGGTGCGCAACCGGTCCTCGATCGGCGAGCAGTACCTCGATCTCGAGGGCGCCACCTCGACCCATCTGCTGGCCGACGGCGACCACCTGGCGGCCGGGCGCGATGCGCTTCCCCCCGACCTCTCCGAGGTGCTGCGGTCCGGGCGCGACCTGGTCGCGTCGATCCCGTCGGAGGCGCTGAACACGGTCATCGACGAGACCTATCTGCTCGCGCAGGGCACCAGTGAGGACTTCGGTCGGCTGTTGCGGACCTCGCAGGACTTCCAGAAGGCGGCCGACGACAACTTCCTGGCCAGTGCCTCCCTGATCCGCAACTCCGACCGGGTGCTGGCCACCCAGGAGGACGCCAGCACCGCGATCGGCGCCTACAGCGCGGACCTGGCCCGGTTCGCCCAGGCGTTGGCCGGATCCGACAGCCAGCTGCGGACCCTGATCGCGGCGACGCCGGGGGCGGCGCGTGAGCTGAGTCTGCTGCTGCGTGACGTCGGACAGCCGCTGTCGAACCTGATGGACAACCTGGTCTCCACCGCGACCGTCTTCGGCGCCAACGCGACCGGCATGCGCGACGCGTTGATCCGGTTCCCCGAGGCGGTCAGCATCGGCTGGGCGACCACCAGCGCCCGTGGCATCAACCTCGGCATGGTGCCGACCTTCTTCAACCCGCTGCCGTGCACCACCGGGTACGCCGGCACGGCGCTGCGCCGCGGCACCGACGCGTCCGACGGGCCGCCGCTCAACCGCCGGGCGGGCTGCACCGCCCCGCGCGGCGAGGGCAACGTGCGCGGCCCGCAGGCGGTCGCGGGCGGTGCCGACGGCGGGGCCGCCCCGCGTCCGGCCGACGTCGTCGAGGACCTCGACGACCTGCTGGGAGGGCGGTGA
- a CDS encoding threonine/serine ThrE exporter family protein encodes MDDLRTLHRTLDLCLKVGEVLLSSGAGAPDVVATMRALARALGVRHTQVDVTFTSLAMSVQQGPDEPPVVQLRAVTQREIDYEDLTRVDHLVRDVVAGETDLEGARTALAQIVSSGHARPRWAATLGWGVMCGGVGLQLGGNLVVVLVAMLAAICIDRLQLLMTRRRLPGFYQQVAGGVVATLLAALGTRLAEPWIHLNASLVVTANIIMLLAGIGFMGAVQDALSGFFVTGGARILEAVLATAGIIAGVSGGLSLCAAVGLDIPSLTLPRFDLVGVTTVGAGGAIGAAAFAFASYAPLRTLLPVGILGGLAIAGTEALSEAGTGRTFAVGLSAFVIGVFGYTVGRRFRVPPLVVVVSAVVPLLPGLSIYRGLFLLGQEGGQQAAQGLLAMVTAASVAIALASGVILGEYVAQPVMREARRVEARLAGPRLVGVTRARRRSRSSRRI; translated from the coding sequence ATGGACGACCTGCGGACTCTCCACCGCACGCTCGACCTGTGTCTCAAGGTCGGCGAGGTGCTGCTCTCCTCCGGGGCCGGCGCGCCCGATGTGGTGGCGACGATGCGGGCGCTGGCGCGGGCACTCGGCGTACGGCACACGCAGGTGGACGTCACCTTCACCTCGCTCGCGATGAGCGTCCAGCAGGGCCCGGACGAGCCGCCCGTGGTGCAGCTGCGCGCGGTGACCCAGCGCGAGATCGACTACGAGGACCTGACCCGTGTCGACCACCTGGTCCGGGACGTGGTCGCGGGGGAGACCGACCTCGAGGGCGCTCGGACCGCGCTGGCGCAGATCGTGTCGTCGGGCCACGCGCGGCCGCGGTGGGCGGCGACGCTCGGCTGGGGCGTGATGTGCGGCGGGGTCGGGCTGCAGCTCGGCGGCAACCTGGTCGTGGTGCTGGTCGCGATGCTGGCCGCGATCTGCATCGACCGGCTCCAGCTGCTGATGACCCGGCGCCGGCTGCCGGGCTTCTACCAGCAGGTCGCCGGCGGCGTGGTCGCGACGCTGCTCGCGGCCCTCGGCACCCGGCTCGCCGAGCCGTGGATCCACCTGAACGCCTCGCTCGTCGTGACCGCCAACATCATCATGCTGCTCGCCGGCATCGGCTTCATGGGCGCGGTCCAGGACGCGCTGTCCGGCTTCTTCGTCACCGGTGGCGCCCGGATCCTCGAGGCGGTGCTGGCCACCGCCGGCATCATCGCCGGCGTCAGCGGCGGGCTCTCGCTGTGCGCCGCCGTCGGCCTCGACATCCCCAGCCTCACCCTGCCGCGCTTCGACCTGGTCGGGGTGACGACCGTCGGGGCGGGCGGCGCGATCGGCGCGGCGGCGTTCGCGTTCGCGTCGTACGCACCGCTGCGCACGCTGCTGCCGGTCGGCATCCTCGGTGGCCTGGCCATCGCCGGCACCGAGGCGCTCTCGGAGGCCGGCACGGGCCGCACCTTCGCCGTCGGTCTGTCGGCCTTCGTGATCGGCGTGTTCGGCTACACCGTCGGCCGCCGGTTCCGGGTGCCGCCGCTGGTCGTCGTGGTGTCGGCCGTGGTCCCGCTGCTGCCCGGCCTCTCCATCTACCGCGGCCTGTTCCTGCTCGGCCAGGAGGGCGGCCAGCAGGCCGCCCAGGGCCTGCTCGCGATGGTCACCGCCGCCTCGGTCGCGATCGCGCTGGCCTCGGGCGTGATCCTCGGCGAGTACGTCGCCCAGCCGGTCATGCGGGAGGCCCGCCGGGTCGAGGCGCGGCTCGCCGGTCCCCGCCTGGTGGGCGTCACCCGGGCCCGGCGCCGGTCCCGTTCCTCCCGGCGTATCTGA
- a CDS encoding mismatch-specific DNA-glycosylase — MARRTFTRAELESYRDAVVPDLLPNAPGHELKLLFVGINPGLWTAATQTHFAHPGNRFYPALLLGGVITEPIDPADGMSDAERTMMRERGIGISNVVHRATAKASELSAEELRAGGEQLVALVARERPRVVAIAGITAYRTAFGLPKAVPGRQPETIDDLWSGAELWVVPNPSGLNAHETVASLAAAYREVAVAAGVI; from the coding sequence GTGGCGCGCCGTACCTTCACCCGAGCCGAGCTCGAGTCCTACCGCGACGCGGTGGTCCCCGACCTGCTGCCGAACGCACCGGGCCACGAGCTCAAGCTGCTCTTCGTCGGCATCAACCCGGGCCTGTGGACCGCCGCGACGCAGACCCACTTCGCCCACCCCGGCAACCGCTTCTATCCCGCGCTGCTGCTCGGCGGCGTGATCACCGAGCCGATCGACCCCGCCGACGGGATGAGCGACGCCGAGCGGACCATGATGCGCGAGCGCGGCATCGGGATCAGCAATGTCGTCCATCGCGCCACCGCCAAGGCGTCCGAGCTCTCCGCCGAGGAGCTGCGGGCCGGCGGCGAGCAGCTGGTCGCACTGGTGGCGCGGGAACGGCCGCGCGTGGTCGCGATCGCCGGGATCACGGCGTACCGCACCGCGTTCGGGCTGCCGAAGGCGGTCCCCGGGCGGCAGCCCGAGACGATCGACGACCTGTGGTCCGGCGCCGAGCTGTGGGTGGTGCCGAACCCGAGCGGGCTCAATGCCCACGAGACCGTCGCCTCGCTCGCGGCGGCCTACCGCGAGGTCGCCGTGGCGGCCGGCGTCATCTGA
- a CDS encoding IS30 family transposase: MVRQRVPYEVRARFFDLVCTGWSLAKASSEVGVAKQSAWEWWRKSAPVTLELLPGRVGGIDSARTRLSPGAAGEAGVGQRRMLTSEDRAVIAACLQCRARGEKITLAQIGELIERHKSVIGREIARNSGPDGSYYGALAHQQAVVKRKRPKEFRLVAEPGLCRRIEAWMDDGWSPQLIARVLREESPHTIMGRVSHETIYQALYVQTRGGLRKDLYRQLSTKRAARKPQGGVKRANSPYKEAFKISQRPPEVADRAVPGHWEGDLIMGSPGSPAVGTLVERATRFTILLHLPGSHDAESVAEAMIREMSQLPEHLRRSLTWDRGTELAAYAKIQTDLSMPVYFCDPHSPWQRGTNENTNRLLRHWLTKGSDLSRFTAADLRRIAASLNARPRPTLDMKTPAQALDALLSNPAAA; this comes from the coding sequence GTGGTCCGTCAGCGTGTGCCGTACGAGGTCCGTGCTCGGTTCTTTGACTTGGTGTGCACAGGCTGGTCGCTGGCGAAGGCCTCGAGCGAGGTCGGCGTGGCGAAGCAGTCGGCGTGGGAGTGGTGGCGCAAGTCTGCTCCGGTGACCTTGGAGCTTCTGCCAGGCCGAGTCGGGGGCATCGACAGCGCCCGCACCAGACTTAGCCCCGGGGCGGCCGGGGAGGCCGGGGTGGGTCAGCGGCGCATGCTGACCAGTGAGGACCGGGCTGTGATCGCTGCCTGCCTGCAGTGTCGGGCACGGGGCGAGAAGATCACGCTTGCTCAGATCGGTGAGCTGATCGAGCGGCACAAGTCGGTGATCGGTCGCGAGATCGCTCGCAACAGTGGCCCGGACGGCTCCTACTATGGCGCGCTGGCGCACCAGCAGGCCGTGGTGAAGCGCAAACGGCCCAAGGAGTTCCGGCTGGTCGCCGAGCCGGGCCTGTGCCGGCGGATCGAGGCCTGGATGGACGACGGTTGGTCCCCGCAGTTGATCGCGCGGGTGCTGCGTGAGGAGTCGCCCCACACGATCATGGGCCGTGTGTCGCACGAGACGATTTACCAGGCGCTCTACGTCCAGACCCGCGGAGGGTTGCGCAAGGACCTCTACCGGCAGCTGTCGACCAAGCGGGCTGCACGTAAGCCGCAGGGCGGGGTCAAGCGCGCGAACAGCCCGTACAAGGAGGCGTTCAAGATCAGCCAACGCCCGCCCGAGGTCGCGGACCGGGCGGTGCCCGGTCACTGGGAGGGCGACCTCATCATGGGCAGCCCGGGGAGTCCCGCGGTCGGGACGCTGGTCGAGCGGGCCACGCGGTTCACGATCTTGTTGCACCTGCCCGGCAGCCATGACGCCGAGTCCGTGGCTGAGGCGATGATCCGGGAGATGTCGCAACTGCCTGAGCATCTGCGGCGGTCGTTGACCTGGGACCGCGGGACCGAGCTCGCGGCCTACGCCAAGATCCAGACCGACCTGTCGATGCCGGTCTACTTCTGTGACCCGCACTCGCCGTGGCAACGCGGCACGAACGAGAACACCAACCGGCTGCTACGCCACTGGCTCACCAAGGGCAGCGACCTGTCCCGCTTCACCGCAGCCGACCTACGCCGGATCGCGGCCAGCCTCAACGCCCGCCCACGTCCTACCCTGGACATGAAGACACCAGCCCAAGCGCTGGACGCGCTGTTGTCGAACCCGGCAGCAGCCTAG
- a CDS encoding site-specific DNA-methyltransferase, whose protein sequence is MAQEPAPWNTFVEGDNLDVLAALPDESFDLIYLDPPYNTGNDFAYHDDFRGARGAGPAGRHAAWVAYLRPRLEAGRRVLASTGALFVSIDDHEVAHLRLLLDEVYGEANFLAQIVVNLNPKGRQLGKGFATSHEYLLVYAKDAARCVLDASSEATVVESDFPLEAPDGRRYRRLPLRNTNKKFNPLSTPTLHFAVWGDPVSGRVATRPFPGAVEIKPVFGDGTPAVWRWSRPRIDERPDDLECRLVRGTRGERVDVYQRDWRHPVGGRRKKLPTIWLAEEVGSTDTAVAELKALVGHVFESPKPTGLLLRVLGTMPDDARVLDYFAGSGTTGHAVALANAADGGRRTCLSVNSAEPTRPGSNAERAGHPTVSSITRTRLRAVAERVGGGFADLS, encoded by the coding sequence GTGGCCCAGGAGCCGGCACCGTGGAACACCTTCGTCGAGGGCGACAACCTCGACGTCCTCGCCGCGCTGCCCGACGAGTCCTTCGACCTGATCTACCTGGACCCGCCCTACAACACCGGCAACGACTTCGCCTACCACGACGACTTCAGGGGGGCGCGCGGCGCGGGTCCGGCCGGCCGTCATGCCGCGTGGGTGGCCTACCTCCGCCCGCGGCTCGAGGCGGGCCGGCGGGTCCTCGCGTCGACCGGCGCGCTGTTCGTGAGCATCGACGACCATGAGGTCGCCCACCTGCGGCTGCTCCTCGACGAGGTCTACGGCGAGGCGAACTTCCTCGCCCAGATCGTGGTCAACCTCAACCCGAAGGGCCGCCAGCTCGGGAAGGGCTTCGCGACCTCCCATGAGTACCTGCTGGTCTATGCCAAGGACGCCGCCCGGTGCGTGCTCGACGCGAGCTCGGAGGCGACGGTGGTCGAGTCCGACTTCCCGCTCGAGGCGCCCGACGGCCGTCGCTACCGCCGGCTGCCGCTGCGCAACACCAACAAGAAGTTCAACCCGCTCTCCACGCCGACCCTGCACTTCGCGGTTTGGGGCGACCCGGTGTCGGGGCGGGTGGCGACCCGGCCGTTCCCGGGCGCGGTCGAGATCAAGCCGGTCTTCGGTGACGGCACGCCGGCCGTGTGGCGCTGGTCCCGGCCCCGGATCGACGAGCGGCCCGACGACCTGGAGTGCCGGCTGGTGCGCGGCACCCGGGGGGAGCGGGTCGACGTCTACCAGCGCGACTGGCGCCACCCGGTGGGCGGACGCCGCAAGAAGCTGCCGACCATCTGGCTCGCCGAGGAGGTCGGCTCCACCGACACCGCCGTCGCCGAGCTCAAGGCCCTGGTCGGCCACGTCTTCGAGTCGCCCAAGCCGACCGGCCTGCTGCTCCGCGTCCTCGGCACCATGCCCGACGACGCGCGGGTGCTCGACTACTTCGCCGGCAGCGGTACGACGGGCCACGCCGTCGCGCTCGCCAACGCGGCCGACGGCGGCCGGCGCACCTGCCTGTCGGTGAACTCCGCCGAGCCCACCCGGCCGGGCTCGAACGCCGAGCGGGCCGGCCACCCGACGGTCTCCTCGATCACCCGGACGCGGCTGCGGGCGGTCGCCGAGCGGGTCGGCGGCGGGTTCGCCGACCTCAGCTGA
- a CDS encoding class I SAM-dependent methyltransferase — protein MTDGAGTRAQRRFARWYPDLMQRAEDAGQAEIRARHLAAARGRVLDLGTGNGFSVPHYPAAVTELVMVEPNPGLRRRLQRRTADIRARAWEIVDGDAYDLPFADASFDTVSASLVFCSLDRPEAALAELARVVRPGGSFLFHEHVRGTGLLRVLHEVATPLQSLIADGCHLNRDFLGLLESSAFRVTEVERLRMPGPPARVTPMVVGVAVR, from the coding sequence ATGACCGACGGTGCCGGAACCCGCGCCCAGCGCCGCTTCGCGCGCTGGTATCCCGACCTGATGCAGCGTGCCGAGGACGCCGGCCAGGCCGAGATCCGCGCGCGCCACCTCGCGGCCGCCCGGGGCCGGGTGCTCGACCTCGGCACCGGCAACGGGTTCTCGGTGCCGCACTACCCGGCGGCGGTCACCGAGCTGGTGATGGTCGAGCCCAACCCGGGTTTGCGCCGGCGGCTGCAGCGTCGTACCGCCGACATCCGGGCGCGGGCCTGGGAGATCGTCGACGGCGACGCCTACGACCTGCCGTTCGCGGATGCGTCCTTCGACACGGTCAGCGCGTCACTGGTGTTCTGCTCGCTGGACCGTCCGGAGGCCGCGCTCGCCGAGCTGGCCCGGGTGGTCAGGCCGGGCGGGAGCTTCCTGTTCCACGAGCACGTGCGTGGCACCGGCCTGCTCCGGGTGCTGCACGAGGTGGCGACGCCGCTGCAGTCACTCATCGCCGACGGCTGCCACCTCAACCGTGACTTCCTCGGCCTGCTGGAGAGTTCGGCGTTCCGGGTCACCGAGGTCGAGCGTCTCCGGATGCCGGGCCCGCCGGCGCGGGTCACGCCGATGGTGGTCGGCGTCGCGGTCAGATGA